The following coding sequences lie in one Deltaproteobacteria bacterium genomic window:
- a CDS encoding DsrE family protein: MPPLLIHLHAEGYERAYQALSLAVTARAMSQAVTLVLAFGALRALAEDRLGEPLPGPDLWSAKRAENVGAPTVASLLANARELGVQLWACETVAKTSGVEPEQLEGKLELVGLPQIVRRQQGAQLLYL, translated from the coding sequence ATGCCGCCGCTGCTCATCCACCTGCACGCCGAGGGCTACGAGCGCGCGTACCAGGCGCTCTCGCTCGCGGTGACCGCGCGGGCGATGTCCCAAGCGGTCACGCTGGTGCTGGCGTTCGGTGCATTGCGCGCGCTCGCCGAGGATCGCTTGGGCGAGCCGCTGCCCGGGCCGGACCTGTGGAGCGCCAAGCGCGCGGAGAACGTGGGCGCGCCGACCGTGGCGTCCCTGCTGGCGAACGCGCGCGAGCTCGGCGTGCAGCTCTGGGCGTGCGAGACGGTCGCCAAGACGAGCGGCGTCGAGCCCGAGCAACTGGAAGGCAAGCTGGAGCTGGTGGGGCTGCCGCAGATCGTGCGCAGGCAGCAGGGCGCGCAGCTCCTGTATCTCTGA